The nucleotide sequence cacttacctgctcctccgggttccccgatgctgatctgcgactcgggcgggctgcgcatgcgcagtaagatctgtcagctggaggtgctctatttaaaggggcagtcctccactgacagatgctgccacaaacagcaaaaattacagcatggagcagcccagggggaaggctgctcccagtttaatgatgcctcatcccaggtatcattagatggggtgaggaggagggggaggacagagatcttccccccggcgggcgggaggaagcggcccacctctgccaccaagaaggcctggctcgaggtggcagagggggtcacctgcgccagcaacatatcgcccacctgcatacagtgcaggaggcgctccaatgacctcagtaggtcagccacagtgagaacacgtagtctttcccctacactccgcctgccacaacactgcccccaccccacatctccttcggcactgccaacactactctgtcacatgacccctcatacccactcaaacctcatcctcaacttacctgcacctactcacctcgcgagtacgcaccccgccactaccacgcaacccaatcctcatacaatctcatggctctatcccatactcaccctctcgtgcatctctctcacggccagcctcactcaacatgccaccacctgtgctgcagccacagggcatgcatcacatatgtgcagtaggcagcgtaaggcaaacgtgtcgtgagcatgaaggggatgcacaagggtgtttgacggttcgtcatggttcttacttctattgaattaaagaacaactcacatcacacattatattggcaccacgactgccatgtcttcgcgaatcctgtccggtttgtgcaataatgcccgctcctgggtatccctatgaggacccaccactgatgccacccagtgtgtcactgcagagtgggtgtaggtgtatttgcagggctcttctgcgcagacgactgagagacatcggggatgtccccggttgcagcctggaaggctgtggagcagaagttcgggagggcagtggtgactttgacagcgacaggtaggaagatggtgcacgggccagccacgagcagctcggcatgaaagaggctgcagatgtccacggctacatgtcgagtgactctgagcctccgtgtgcactgctactcagagaggtccaggaggctgagcctcggtctgtggaacgtgtggcgagggtagtgccctctgcgactcatctctctctgcggtagccctccctcctgctgtacaggtggatgtgtcacagcactctgttgtggagctccacgtgtcagaggtggacggcgtggatggcgaggctggtgaggctggtgatgccgttcgccctccgaggaggtcatggctgcagctacggcggcccccatccgcaagatgtacatctgagggggtccgcaaggtaggtacatgtctccggaccccggggtaagtgtgcaggttggtgacttcgaccatcaagaggagggtggtggaggccaaactttgtcccaaatgacagagcggcctcctgcaatggctgagggtctcccccaccaacctgtcaaatggacctttgcagctgccacaggctgacggctgcaacacgtccatttcaactaggactgtttcccccagtgtgtgaaacagtcccatgtttatccaaaatcacacagagtcccttaatcaggtcagttaatgacctgaacaaccaaagtaaatacactcaagtggcatcccgctggctttaattgcctgcgggattcccaccagcgggggctgcgcacgcacctccgcacgtcagcgcggaacccggacgtgggcaggatcgaggcgcgatccggtcccgctccgggatttcgggattttcggggcccccccgccgagaacgcacccggtagcgggtgctaaaatcgggccctggatgttagaatgaaatgGGTgttcatcagcaagtgagcactGGCTGAAGCCATGGGATCCCCACAATCACCTGCCTTTCAGTTGCTGTCCGGTGTGTGCAGCTGGACGCCATAACAAAATAAAATTGTATTAACCTGCCCTTAGGGAAACCAAGCAAGAAACGTTTGTCACAATAACATTGCATTCCACTGCTTATGTTCCTGTAGCACATTTCCAAACTGATTGAAGGGATGAAGAATGATTGACTGTGAATTGAAATCTATTCACTGTTGTATTTTGTTTTTAACATGTCCTAAAATTCTGATTAAAAATTCTACATTGTCGGAGGAGAGAATAGTATCATTACGTAAACCTTCCCATACTTATATGATTCAAAAGGGTTTTAGTAGTCTTTATGTTTAAAAGTTACACTTCTTGTATTAATAGAACAAAGAAATTTTAGTAATTACAACATATTGCTTAATTAAAATAATCTTTCCCCGTTACTGAAAAATTATAAAACATTGTAGGTATATGTGGTGTACATGCTAAAAAGCAAGTTAATTAAAAGTTCTCATTTCATCGAGATACAAAAGATTTAGATATAAAATTTAGATTAATTGGAAAACACTTTTGCTCAAAAGCTATATATCCAAGATTTATACAAATTAAAGGATTAAGTCATACTGGTATTAAACGGGAAATAGTCTAACAAatactgtggcattgctcacagggaGTGAAGACTAACAGTCGAAGGGGTGATAGAGAGTGGGGAATAATTGGATCAGGGCGAGCAAATGTAATTCcatccattttaaagtcataaagTTTGTCCTTAATTTTGTATATATTTTGATTTTACATTATTATTTACAGTTACATAGCAAAACTGTAGGCACTTTGGGAAGCAGAGTGTTAAGATCCAACTCTACTTCCCAAATTACCACCAGTCTTGCAATTTTGGTGCATAGGGTAGACTAAGAAGCtgagagatgcaaaactgaggtgctacatggccaccactggtgggggagtataattacagtgtgacaagtttacataggctgtttccattataaatatttataatggaaaaggatGACACAAAAACATGACAGTAGGaaataaggttttgtagacaggaagtgtgcacagatgcaagatttttaatatattatagatatgtaACAGGTGTGTTATAGTCCTTAGTGTCCATTGCACAATTCAGAATCACTGTTTGATAGATGATGCTGCCCAGAGAAAAACTTTGACAGGCTACACTGTAGTCAAAAACCAACCGGATTTTTGAGAATATCAGTCAAATAATGTGAATGTTTAAGTTTTATCTGCACCACAAATCTAACTTTGTCTCAACATATTTTGCCCACAACAGAATCTGCCCAGAAGGAGACGAAACCAATCCATCAACTTCAATCACTATGCCAACAAGAAGAGTGCAGCAGAAAGCATGCTGGATGTTGCCTTGCTGATGGCCAATGCATCCCAGCTCAAAGCAGTGATTGATCAAGGGTCTAGTTTCAACTACTATGTGCCAGTCATCATTCTCATAAGTATATCACTCTTACTTCAGATAATAGTGGGCATCTTATTACTGTTCATTGGTGAGTTAAATGCTGAGTCACATTAAGATAATTACATTTTGCATGTAAGACCCAATTGCTTGTTATTAGTACTCCACATAGATTCCTGGTGTATCAATTAACAGTGTAATGACAAGAGAATTTGCAGAATAGAAATTTGTGACTTAAATGCTTTTAAAGTCTTTGTAAAATAACGAACAGTGCATTTTTACAAAGAATTTTCAGTCAATTGTTGAATGGTGAAATTATACCCAGCAATTATTTGATTACAACTTTTTATAAATGAGAATGTTTGTGGAGAAAAAAGTTTGTATTGGTATGCTGTGGAATTCTACAACATTCTAAGAGGCAATGAAACCCAAATTTTCAAACTCGCCCAATTTCCCTCTCTTATCCTGAAGGCACCGattcttactggggtacagttctacatgcACTGGCAGCCTTCTGCTACATCACCTGAGTGGCGGAGCAAGCCTTTAGCTTaaaggtagcattcttgcctctgagtcagaaggcacaGGGTTGGAATCCCGCTCCAGACAGTTTCGGTGAGTGGAGGACATAGCTCCGGGTCTGAATTCTGCACTGTCTTCCAGCGGGATACTCGCGTCTGGGTGGGTTCGCCCCCCTcattgtatgggttgtgggagcccataaaacactTCCGCCATATAagactaaccaccctatcggcTGGTTTAAAAAGATGGTTATGACCATGGAAGAGGCATTCATGTTGCAGCCTGTCAgtctgtgaatccttccactacttcacactcttcTCCATGGGAAGGGCACAAAGATAAGAAAACAACaacccaagtggccattgttcTGATGTGAGCGAGTGCTGGCAAACTATTCGATTATTGAGGGCATCAGAACCCTCAACATCGCCCCAATGGTTATTGggactgggaatcctggctgaattGTTTTCACTTCCTAGCCAATGTATACTGAGGCCAATCGCTGCACCCTgcttgagaccagctaactcagcacatgcTGGGAATTGAACTTGATATcttctggtctgtacagcttATTGCCATAACTCACTTGGCCTTCAGGGGAAACCCCAATTATAATGGAGTGGGAGCTGAATAATTGCAGTTTATTGATAGTAGTTGCATGTTGAActtaaagaaaatttaaaaaaaactaatttggCTGCTGTTTGGAAGTATTAAATATAGTCAATTTAGTCAATGAATAAGAAAGGTAGATTATTCCAAGTAATCTGAATGCAGAGTCTTGCCATTATGgatgaatttgcagttgtaaaAACATGGACACCACCAGCACACTCACAGCCTCAGTGCACCCAAGTGCACACTGcattaaaagacaaaaaaaatgtgAAAATATAATTTTTACATGCACCGATATAGTTTCCTTTGCTGCGCTGCTGCTTAAATAAGGTGTTAGTGTGCTCAGTTTGTATTCAAGGTCATAGTAATTTTTTGCTAACAGAGGAAACAAAATACCACAGTTCCACAGATTTGGACCAGGAGCCAAATACAAGACGTTGCTATATTCCTGATCTCACTTTTTTTTGGTGAAGCTTGCCCAAACCAGCCAAAATTTCAACAAATTATGCCCTCCTTACAGGCTTGCAGAGAGCCAGGAGTTCTCATTGAATGTGCATACCTTGCATGACTGTATTCAGACATAAAGTCCACTTCACCTTATGAAATCTGCCCAACCACCTTTTGGACCTAAAAGTAAGACTTAACTGTGAAGGGAAGAAAATATGTTAGAAGGAATTTCATCCTTAAAACAAAAAAGTCATGAAACTGAAACTATTTGGAACTGCATCTAAAGCTAAGATAGTTACTCCTTTCAACTTCTCTCCTGGTATTTTGCATATTATATACATATTCTCTCCATAAATTAAGTTTATTTCTTACCAAGAGCAGGATGCTGGTGGCAATCTTTGAACAAGATCAGTACAGCAGCTTGacacagtgggctcgattttaggagcgtgtttccggcgggttcccagcggggtggccccgaaaatcccgatctccggtcacgtgaccggatcgcgacgaaatcccggccacgtccgggtaccgcgctgacgtgcggggctgcgcgcgcaagccccgctggtgggaatcccgcaggcaattaaagccagcggggttccacttgagagtacttaacttgatCGTTGTGGTcggttaatgagctgaagcagctgtcaaaagaggaagtgtgggattttaggttcaaggcagtgagtttcccacactgggggaaacagtctccctccaaccaggcgtgttgcagccagcagcctgtggcaggtgccaaggtgcactccacgggggagagccctcacccacgcaggaggccaccgcgtcacatagggcaacccctgccctccaccaccccccgccaagccagaggacagaccgacacgaaaccgcagccccagtccgaggaaccacacacctaccctgcacaacccctcagaccaacacctgccagttgggtggtgtgtagagaccctcggaggacgaagagcatgaccagcaccagcagcctcgcagtccacgccgtccgccgcagggacgtggatccccccaacacggtgttgttgcacgcccacctgcacagcaggagggagggctaccgcagagagagacgcgtcgcagagggcactaccctcgccacagggtccacagaccgaggcgcagctccccggacctctccgagcagcagtgcacagggaggcgcagattcgctcgacatgtagtcgtggagatctgcagcctctttcatgccgagctgctcctggctggccccagcaccaactgcttacctgtcgctggcaaagtcaccactgccctccacaccttctcctccgcatccttccagggtgcagccggctacaccgccgatgtctctcagtcgtctgcgcggacgagcgaagcaaatacacctgcacctactctgcagtaacacgatgggtggcatcagtggtgggtcctcatagtgatacccaggagcgggcattattggacacaacggacaggattcgcggagacatggcagtggtggtgtcaatataatgtgtgctgtttgttgctctgaaattcaatatgggtaacacccatgacaaaccctcagacatccttgtgcacccccttcatgctgacgagacgtttgccttacgctgcctaaagcacatatgtgatgcatgccctgtggctgcagcacaggtggtggcaggttgagtgaggctggccgtgagggagatgcacgagagggtgagtatgggatggagcaatgagattgtatgaggagtgggttgcgtgttagtggcagggtgagtactggcgaggtgagtaggtggaggtaagatgaggatggggtgtgagtgggtatgaagggtgatgtgacagaatagtgttggcggtgccgaaggagatgtggggtgggggcagtgttgtggcagacggagtgtaggggaaagacttcgtgttctcactgcggctgacctactgcggtcattgcagcacctcctgcactgtatgcaggtgggcgatatgttggtggcgcaggtgaccccctctgccacctcgagccaggccttcttggtggcagaggcaggccgcttcctcccgcccgccggggggaagatctgtgtcctccccctcctcctcaccccatctgatgatacctggggtgaggcatcattaaactgggagcagccttccccctgggctgctccatgctgcaatttgtcccattggttgcagcatctgtcagtggaggactgcccctttaactagagagcctccagctgacagatcgtactgcgcatgcgcagcccgaccgacgcgcaggccagcgccgtggaccccggaggagcaggtaattgattcctattagtgggttgcctgctacgatcgcgtgggcaacccactaatttcgccgagcgtgttgaccacgctcccggaggaccacccgctgggaacccgcaggcctggcaaATTCGGGCCCAGTGTTCCTGTAAGGCATTTATTTGAACCAGTCATTCAAGGCATAGTGTTTCAAGCAATATTTTCAGTGTTCTGTTGTTATTGTCTCCCTTGATGTGGTGAATTTACCAGTTGAGTTAGGGCAGTGAGCACAGGATAAAATAATGTAAGTGTAT is from Heptranchias perlo isolate sHepPer1 chromosome 17, sHepPer1.hap1, whole genome shotgun sequence and encodes:
- the ninj1 gene encoding ninjurin-1; its protein translation is MESENIELNGDPVNGGRDPTDLENLPRRRRNQSINFNHYANKKSAAESMLDVALLMANASQLKAVIDQGSSFNYYVPVIILISISLLLQIIVGILLLFIVKYDLNDPRKQARLDLLNNITTSLVFIIVIVNILITAFGVQRPASHQAVPQHL